AGCGTTGATTTACCGACCTGCCTTGCTCCGAGAATCATCCCGACTTTATCGCCGGCAAGAATCTCTTTCAGTGTTTGCTCTGCATCCCTTTTTAGGTACATGTCGCGCAATATAGCCGGTGTTTTTGTATAGTTCAGTGGGCAAAATGATGTTTTAAATCCGCGCTCTATACGCCGCTCCGAACATTCGGGGCGATCTAGAGCATTTTAGGAAATTTTGTGGCCGCTGACCGGCCTTGTAGGGCGGGGGCCGTGACCCCGCCGGACTTGCGGTGGGTGTATTGTTTCCGTTCATCCGCGATCACGGATCGCGGCTACAGTTTATCAGTTTGTGGCGCAGGCTTCCAGCCTGTGCTTAGGCAGGCAAGGATGCCCGCCTCACATTTTAACAGCCAAGCAACCGGCTAGAGTTTTCCTGAATTTGCTCTAATCAGTTTCCTTTGCGTCTTCAGTGGTTAACGTTCCTACCGTTAGAGCATTTCACGAATGAAATGCCGCACCCATATTTTGTAGGACGAGCTTCTCTGTATCCAGAGAGCTTGTGTCCCATGCACGGGCAGGAGCACACACGCTCCCGAATACGGGACTCGACCAAGGGGAGAGAGGCTTCACTATCGTGAAGCAACGCCCGAAGGAAGTGGCAACCGCGTCCTACAATTTTCTGTGGGCGCGGATCCGGGCTCTGGTGAGCTTGTCGAACCATGGGCCCGCCAAAGACCGCCCCCACCGTGGGCGGCTACAGAAGACCTATGCTGTGCCGGTTAAATCTCAAGGCAAGCGGGGACGCTTGCGATACGTGTTGCCGCCGGGATAAATTGAAATTCCAATCTCCGGAAACTCCGCTATGCTGTTTTCCTTTTTGAAAGGAGTCTATGACCAAACCAAAACCCAAAGACGAAAATCCGCTGATCAGCATTATGCTGAATGTCGTCATCCCCGTCGTCATTCTGACGTATCTGAGCAAAGATAAATATCTGGGGCCGGTCTGGGGTCTGGTGGTCGCACTGATCCTCCCGATCGGCTACGGAATTCATACGCTGGTCAAGGAGCGGCGCGCCGATTTTGTTTCAATCATCGGTATCATCAGCGTTCTGCTGACCGGCGTGTTTGGCATCCTGAAACTTCCGCCGCAGTGGATCGCCGTCAAAGAGGCGGCGATTCCGCTGATTATCGGACTGGCGATTATCATTTCCCTGAAGACACCCTACCCGCTCATCAAAAAAATCCTGATGAGCGAAAAGCTTTTCAATGTGCCGCTGCTCCACGAAAAGCTGCGCGAGCAAGGCAACGAGGCGAAATTTGAAAAGCGGCTGGTCGGCCTGACCTGGGGATTCGCTTCGTCCATGTTCCTTTCGTCGGCGCTCAACTACACGCTGGCAAAAATTATCCTGAAGAGCGAGCCGGGCAGCGAAGCCTTTGCCGCTGAAATCGGCAAAATGACCGGGCTGAGTTATATCGTCGTCATGCTGCCCAGCATGACCGTGATGATTCTTGTGCTGATGGCGCTGATCAAAACGCTCACGCACCTGACCGGGCTGAAACTCGACGACCTGCTCGCCGCACACCTGCAAGAAGCTTCATCATCAGAAAAATAACAACCTGAGGAAATACCGGTATGAAAAATTCATCTTCCTGCTTCGCCCTCGCCCTCGCGCTCGCCAACTCAGTTGCCGCCCAGAGTACCGACCCAAAACAAGAATCAAAGAAACCGAACATCCTTCTCATCATGGCCGATGATATGGGCTATTCCGACCTCGGTTGCTACGGCTCCGAAATCCAGACCCCCAATCTGGATCGTCTCGCCCGGCAGGGGCTCCGCTTTACCGGCTTCACCAACCACGCCAAATGCGGTCCTTCCCGCACCGCCCTGATCACCGGCAACACCATGCGGACCGAAGGAGGCCGGCGCGATATCAATTTGATCAAGGAGCTCAATCAGGCTGGCTACCGAACCTATATGACCGGCAAAACCCACGGGTTCTCCCGCGGCGGAACCCGGCGCAGTGCTGTAATGGATTACGGCGCAGGCAGTTTCTGGGATCTCAGCAGCACCAGCACAGGAGCCAAAACAACCCCCGGACATCTTACGCTCAACGGAAAAATCGTTCCCGATCTGGCCGCCCTGCATCCGAACTTTTACGCCACAGATATCTGGACCGACTACGCGATCCAGTTTCTCGAGGAAGACAAAGCCGATCCTGCACCGTTCTTCCTCTACGTTGCCTATAATGCGCCCCATTATCCGATGCACGCCAAGCCTGCCGACATCGCGAAATACCGCGGAAAATATAAAGAAGCCGGATGGGATAAACTCCGCGAGCAGCGGCACGACCGCCTGCTGAAACTTGGAATTCTTCCTCCCGGCACTCCGCTGGCGCCGCCGGATCCCACCGTGCCTGCATGGGATTCGCTCTCCGATGCTCAGAAAGATGAGCAGGATCTGCGCATGGCCACCTACGCCGCCATGATTGACTGCATGGATCAGAATATCGGCCGCCTGCTGGCTGAAATTGAAGCAACGGGTCGCCGCGACAATACTCTGGTTCTTTTCCTTTCGGATAATGGAGGCGCCAGCGCTCTGCACAAGGAACTCGGAAAACCAGGCCCGCAAGGCAGCTGGACTTACGTTGGCAAACCGTGGGCGCATCTTTCAAACGCGCCTTGGCGTGCTTATAAAACAGAGCATTTCATGGGAGGCCTTCGCACTCCGCTCATCGCCAACTGGCCCGCCGTTATTCGTCCGGAAACGATGGATCGCAACTTTGGAAGCATTGTGGATGTCACCGCCACGGTTCTTGATCTCGCAGGCCGCCCCGCGCCTGCCATTCTCGGAAAATCGCTCGCCCCTGCCTTCTACGGCAAACCGCGCGACCTTCACACTGAGTTCAACTGGGCCTGGAATCGCAACAAAGCGGCGCTGAAAGGCGACTGGAAACTCGTCAGCGTTAAGGACGATCCGTGGCAACTCTTCAATCTGGCCAGTGACCCGGTCGAACTCTGCGACCTTGCGGCCCAGCATCCGGAAAAGGTGGCGGAACTCCGTCAGCAATGGATCGACTGGGACGCCAACGTCACGTTTGAAGTTGAGCCGCAGGGAAGCGGAAAAATTATTCCGTAACCGAAACTTCCCTGACTCCCCACCTTCCGACCGAGCCGCAGTCTCGCTTAGATAATCAGTCCGCCTTCTTTTTTCAGATCGGCGGGGGTGATGATCTTGTTGGCCTGTTCGCGCTGATACTGCTGCGCCTCTTCGATCATTTTGTTCATCGCGTCTTCCATCGCCTGCGGAAATTTTAAAACGGCTTCTTCGAGCGTCTTGGCTTCGATGGCGCCTTGCAGCGGAAGCGGGCCGTGCGGACTCATCAGCTGGGTGTGGCCGGTGAATACCGCGTCGCGCGAAGTATCTTCGGTGCCGTCGAGTTTGACCGGAACCAGCTTGCGGATTCCGCCGGTTTTAAGATCGGTGTAAGCTTCTTCGCGGTAGAGATTGGCCATGTCCATTTTGACATCGCTCAGTTTTTCGGGTTCGGTGCTCATAGGGTTTCCTTTCTGAAATGAGCGGGGATTAAGCCACATAAGCCCGCACGGGGAAATCCTCTTTTCGGGTTTTATTTCAACCCCGGACGGCTTATGCTCGGCGCACCAAACAAGGAGCTTCTCTATGAACAGCAAACCAGCCGGACTCGTCGGAAAAACACAGCAGTTTATTAATCAGGACATCTGGGAACTCGAACCGGACTCCTTTTCAAAAGCCCGCCGCGCCGGACTGAAATTCCTGCGCGTCTGCACGCTGGTCTTCAAAGGATTCAAAGAAGACAAATGCCCGATCCACGCCTCATCCCTGACGTTTACCACGGTCATGGCGATGGTTCCGCTGCTCGTCATCCTTTTCGCCATCGCCAAAGGCTTCGGCTTTGAACAGGTCAGCGGGATGCTGTTAGAAAAAACAGCCGACATGCCTGCGGCCTTTCAGGACGCGGTCAAAACCATTCTCACAACCGTCGGCTCTGCCAGCGCCGGAGCTCTTGGCGGTGCCGGGGTGGTGTTTTTTATGTGGGCCGCCATCAAAATGCTCAGCGGTATTGAGGATACCTTCAACATCGTATGGGGCATAAAAACTCCGCGCGCTTTCATCGAAAAAGTGCGCAACTACATCGTCATTCTGGTTGTTGCACCGATCCTGATGATCGTCGCCAACGCCGGACTTCCCGTCATCATGGGCTTTGCCGGAAAACTGACCTGGATGGGCCCGTTAGTGACATTCGCGCTGCAAATTATTCCGGTATTGGTCATGGCGCTCACTTTCTCCTTCGTTTACATCATGATGCCCAACACCAAAGTTAAATTTTCTTACGCCTTCACCGGCGCATTCGTCAGCGCCGTGCTCACCGTTCTATTCCAATTCGCCATCATTAAACTGGGAGTGCTGGCAACGAACGCCAACAAAACCTACGGGACACTGGCCGCTATTCCGCTGTTCCTCTCCTGGGTGCAAATCAGCTGGCAGATCATGCTGCTCGGCGCGGAAGTCGCCTTTTCCATACAGAACGCCGGGACGTACGCCCGGGAACGCCTCGCCGTCAACCCGAGCGCCCGCTCACGCCTCTGTCTCGCCTTCGCCCTCATGAAAAAAATCACCGCCGCCTTTGAAACCGGCACCGGCCCGTTCGATGTCATCGCCTACGGAACCGCCAACCGCGTTCCTGTCCGGCTCATCAACGACGTCATTTCCATTCTGGCGAAAAACGGACTCGTCGCCGAAGCCGCCGACCGGCAGGGCTGTTATACTCTGCTCCGCGATCCCGCCGACGTTTCCGCCCGCGCCATTGCCGATGCCATTCTCAACGAAGGGGCCGACCCGAACGAGCTCGGTATGAAAGACGACTTCCCCATGTTCGGGAAAATCACAAACGCCAGTTTCCAAACATTGGAAAAAGAGGTTCTCAAGAACTTCTAATCAAGTCCCAATACTCAATTCTCAAAGCTCCTTGAACATTGTGCATTGAATATTGTTTGTTGTTCATTCGGGTCGCCGGGCGTGCTTTAATCGGCGGCCTATGAATTTCCGTGAAGAGTTAAACGAAGAGCAGTACGCCGCCGTGACCGCGCCGGACGGGCCGTCGCTCGTGATCGCCGCCGCCGGTACCGGCAAAACCCGCACGCTGGTTTACCGCGTCGCGTGGCTGATTGAAAAAGGCGTCGATCCGAACCGTATTCTGCTGCTCACCTTCACCAACAAAGCCGCCCGCGAAATGCTCGACCGCGCCCACGACATCACCGGCGGCGGAGTCAGCGGAATGCTCGGCGGAACATTTCACCATCTCGCCAACCGGCTTCTTCGTCAGCATGCCCGCGAAATCGGCTTCGGCAACGACTACACCATTCTCGATTCCGACGACGCCAAGAAGCTGATGAAGTCCTGCGTCGACGAACTGGAGCTGGACGACGAACACTTTCCGAAGCCGCAGGTTCTGCTTAGTCTCTACGGCCTCGCCTCCGGCTCGCAAAAGCCGCTCAATGAGCTGGCCTACGACTGGTTCAGCGAAGCCCCGATCGACATCGGCAATGTGCTCAAGCTCCGCGACCATTACGAGAAGCGCAAAAAAGAGCTCAACGTAATGGATTTCGATGATCTGCTGCTTTACGCGTTGAAACTTTTCCAGACCTCGGACTATGTTCGCAATCTGTATCAGGAACGGTTCCAGTACGTGCTGGTCGATGAATATCAGGACACCAACACCATTCAGGCCGAATGGGTTCACCTGCTCGCCGGTAAACATAAAAACCTGATGGTGGTTGGCGACGACTTCCAAAGCATCTATTCGTGGCGTGGCGCGGACTACCACAACTTTCTTTCGTTCCCGAAGCGCTATCCGGAAACTCAGGTTTACAAACTCGAAGTCAACTACCGCAGCACGCCGGAAATTCTCGACGTCGCCAACGCCTGCATCAAAGGCAATCCGCTCCAGTTTCAGAAAGAACTGCGCGCCGTCCGCGAAAGTATCGCCGAGCCGACGCTCGCCCTGCTCCGCGACGGCGACGAACAGGCGCGCTACGTCATTGCCAAAATCGAAGAGCTGAAACGCAAGGGCACGAAGCTTTCCGACATCGCCGTCCTTTACCGCTCGCACTTCCACGCCATGGAGCTGCAAATGGCGCTGACTCACGCCCGCTTTCCGTTCCAGGTCACTTCCGGCATCCGCTTCTTCGAACAGGCGCACGTCAAAGACGCCTGCACCGTTCTGCGCCTGCTGGAAAATCCGGCGGACGAACTGGCCTTCAAACGACTGATGGAAATGTTTCCGAAGCTCGGGCCGAAAACCGCCGATAAAATCTGGCAGAAACTCGGCAAGCGCTTTGAAGCGCGTAAACCGGAAGCGCATCTGCAATTGCGCAACGCTTTGCCCGCCGCCGCCGTTTCAATCTGGAAAGAAATCCAGCCGGTCTTTCTCGCCTACGAAACCGAATCGCTCAGCGAAGATCCCGGCGAACTCATCTACCGCTTCAACAAAGCATTTTACGGCGAGTATCTCGTCGAAACCTTCGACAACGCCAAGCACCGGCAGGAAGACCTCGATAGCCTGATCGACTTCACCGCCCGCTTCGAATCCTGCTCCGCCTTCCTCAGCGAAATGGCGCTGCTGACCAATCTCGACGCCGAAGCCGAAACTGCACCGTCCGGACAAGACGGTGTACGACTCAGCACCGTCCATCAGGCCAAAGGTCTGGAGTGGAAAGCCGTCTTCGTCATCTGGCTGAACGAAGGACTCTTTCCCAGCTCCAAGTCCGTCGAACAAGTCGGCGGAGAATCCGAAGAACGCCGGCTCTTCTACGTCGCCATCACGCGCGCCGAAGACCGGCTGTTCCTCTGCGCTCCGCAAGTCCGCCGCAAACACGATGGCGGCGTCATCTTCTACGAGCCCTCGCAGTTCATCCGCGAAATCCCGCCGCACCTCCTGAAACAGGACGGCGGATTTTTTTAGAATCGCCACGAAAAACACAAAAGGCACGAATAGTTGCCACCAAAATGTAGACGCGACGCCCTCGTCGCGTTTTCCAACAACAAACAACGCGACGAGGGCGTCGCATCTACGTTTCCCTAAAACAAAATTCGGCGGCGCTGACAGAGCAACCCCTGGTGACTTCGCGGCCTGCGGTGAGCTTGTCGAACTCGCTTTGCGCGAGATGATCCAGGCGAATCGCCCTCTTCCATTGACCCGGACGGATTGCGCGTGTTAAGAAGCGTTCCATGAAAACTTCCTTTTTTCTCCGGCTGATCCCTGTCCTTCTGTGCGGCTCACTGCGCGCCGCTGAATACGTCACGGTTCCGGACGGCGTCGAGAAGGCGCTGCAGGCCGCGAACACTCCGGCCGAATGGGCCAAGCTGATGCCTGAGGCCAAACAGTACATTTACAAGCAGGTCGGCGACCTCGCCATGCCGCTGTACGTTTTCCCCGCCAAACCGCAGGCAAACCGAAAACCCGCCGTGCTGGTGCTGATGGCTGGCGGCGCGTTCCGCGACGGGAAACCTTCATATTACCGCCATGCGCTGGAATATTCCGCACGCGGAATCACCGTGGTGACGCCGAAGTACCGGGGCACCGACGCGGATAAAGCGCAAGTGATAGACTGCTACCGCGACGGACGGGACGCGGTGATCTGGGTGCGGGATCACGCCGACGAGATCGGCGTGGATCGCGACCGGATCGTGGTCGGCGGTTCTTCCGCCGGATCGCTGATTGCGCTCGCACTGGCCACGCTCGATTTTCTGCACGAGGAAGTCGGCAATCGCAAAGCGGTGCCCGACGCTCTGCTACTTTACGATATCGCCAGCGGCGGCGCGATGACCGCTCCGGTCGAAGGCGATCCGATACTCGGCCCGGAACCGGCCCGCTTCTGGAACTGGTACACCAAGGAACGGTTCGGCATGGATCCGGTTCTGCTTTCGCCGTTTCACCACCTGAACGACAAACTGCCGCCCGCCTGTCTGTTCTTAGGCGGGAAAGAAAATATGCGCCAGCAGTACGGCGCGTGGCTTTTGTATTCCACCGCCACGGGAAAAGGCGCCAGCTGGGATATGCATTTCGTCGCAAAGATGCCGCACGCCGCCATGGTCAATTCGGCAGCCTGGGCGCCGGAGGTTTACCGGACGGTCGTGAACACCACCACCCTGTTCTTGCGCCGGTACGATTTTCTTCCCAAAGAATAATCGGTCTTGCCGAGACTTCTTTCAAACTGCAAGATGCCGCAGCGAACTGGTTAATGTTCTTCTGCGGAGATTCTGCTTATGCTCGCCAAAGTTTTTTCGGGCGCCGTTTTCGGCGTCGATGCCTACACAGTGGAGATTGAGGTCAACAGCGGACACGGCGAGCCGAAGACGGTAATCGTCGGTCTGCCCGATATTGCGGTGAAAGAGAGCGAGCACCGCGTGATTACCGCGCTGATCAACTCCGGCTTCACGCCGCCGCAAGGGCGCGTGACGATCAATCTCGCTCCGGCCAATATCAAAAAGGAAGGGCCGAGTTTCGATCTGCCGATCGCGCTCGGCATGCTGGCGGCGGAAAACGACATTAAGCCCGACCTGCTCGACCGCGCCTGTATCATCGGCGAGCTGGCGCTTTCCGGCGCGGTGCGCCGTGTGCGCGGCGTTCTGCCGATTGCCCTCGCGGCCCGCGCCGCCGGGCGCAAAGCGATCATCGTGCCGGAGGAAAACGCCGAAGAAGCCGCCGTCGTGGATGGCATCAAAGTGTTCGCCGTAAAAAATCTGCGCGAGGCGGCGGATTTCCTGAATATGGAGCTGACGCTGAAGCCGCACGCCGTTGACTTGAACAAAACGTTTAATACGCACAATCAATACGCCGCCGACTTTGAAGACGTGAAAGGACAGGAATACGCCAAACGCGCGATCGAAGTCGCCGTCGCCGGAGGCCATAATCTGCTGATGATCGGGCCGCCGGGAACCGGCAAGACGATGCTGGCCAAACGGATTCCGTCCATCCTGCCGCCAATGACGCTCGAAGAGGCGTTGGAGACCACGAAGATTCACAGCATCGCCGGAAAGCTCGACGCGCATGAATCGCTGATTGCCACGCGCCCTTTCCATTCGCCGCATCACACGGTTTCCGACGCCGGACTGCTCGGCGGCGGAACCCATCCGGTTCCCGGCGCGGTGAGCCTCGCGCATAACGGAGTTCTCTTTCTCGACGAACTGCCGGAGTTTCACCGTAACGCGCTGGAAGTTTTGCGCCAGCCGCTCGAAGACGGCGTCGTCACCATCGCCCGCGCCGCGGCCAGCGTGACGTTTCCTTGTCGGTTCATGCTGGTGGCGGCGATGAATCCGACGCCCGACGGTTATTTTCCCGACGATCCGCGCTCTACTTCGACACCGCTGCAAGTCAGCCGGTATCAAAGTAAAATCTCCGGCCCGCTGATGGATCGTATCGACATTCACATCGAAGTGCCTTCCGTGGATTATCAGAAACTGTCCGGCCTTGAAAAAGGCGAGCCGTCGGCCTCCATCCGGAAGCGGATCGTTGCCGCGCGGAAAATTCAGCAGGAACGTTACGCCAAAGACCGGCATGTCCACAGTAACGCCGGAATGCAGCCGAAGCATTCGCGTAAATACTGCCGTCCGTCCGACGATGCGGCGCAACTGCTGAAAACTGCCGTGTCGGAAATGAATTTCAGCGCCCGCGCCTACGACCGGATTCTGAAAGTCGCCCGAACCATCGCCGACCTCGCCGGTGTAGAACAGATCGGCACCGACCATATTGCTGAAGCCATTCAGTACCGCACGCTGGACCGGATGGGATAGCAGGGAAATCGCGGGCGCCCGTACTTGGTCTGCAGTCCCGTAAGGCGCCCGCTCTCTCCAAAAATCACCACAATGCGATTATTATGATGGCAACCACTATGCCAGCCACGACCAGCAGGAAGCCAAGAATTGTCCGCACCGTTTCCCGTATCTGCAAGATGAACGACTCATTCTGCATTTTAAATTACCTTTCCATCCGTCTTTCTTGGACATAAACACAAACGGCTCTATCGAGCATCCGGCGGAGCGGCTGTTTGCGCTGGCGACTGTATTCCTGAAGCCTTTTTTTGACCTCTTTTGCAATCCGCACGCTCTCCGAACTGCCTTCCAGACTGGCGTCTGCTTTGCTCATGGCGACAAGTTGCCACTATTGTGGTAAATTTTAAAACAAAATGATCAAGAAATTTAGGGCTTGGGTTCGGTGGGATTTTTACTACATTCGCGGCATGGGAGACACCGAGTCAGTCCGCATCAGCAAAGAGCTGAAGCAGCAGTTGAAACAGATGGCGCAGTCCATGCGTCCCCGCACGGCAGTTCAATATCTGATTGAAGATGCTATTGAGCAATATCTCAACCGGGTTGCCGAAGAAAAAGGCCCTTCCTATCAGGTCAAGACGTCGGCCAAGTCGGCCAAAAAATCATAGTCTGCCTCCGGCTTATATGATTTCCCGGTGCACAAGTTCGTGAACCAGCCGGTCGGCCTCGATGTGCGCGGTTTCGATAAACGCCTTGAAGTCCTCAACATTTTTCCCGGTCGGATCAGGCACGTCGAGTGTTTCTACCGCGTCTTCGCCCTGCCAGCCGTACTCCATCAGCCGGAAAACTTTTGCCTCCGCCTCCGGCCATTTCTCGAGAATGAAATCTTTGTGTTCCTGCTCCATCACCAGAATCAAATCAGCGCGTTTCATCAGGCTGTCGGAAAGCGGCTCCGCCGTATGCTGGCGCAGACTGAAACCGTGGTTGCGCGCAATCAGCGCAACAACATCATTGACCCGCCCGCCGCCGGAGGCCTTTGTGCCCGCCGAAGTGATTCTGACGCGCTTCAGTGCCGTTGGCCGGTATTGCGCCAGATAATGTTTGAGATAACCTGCGAAATAGGCGCTGCGCGTGCGGTTCGCCGTGCAAACGATGACCAGATGGAACTTCTTCCGAAAGAAAAACATGCGCTGAGTGATAAATCAAAACAGCCGTTTTAACAAGTCAAACATCCGCTGGTTGCAGTTTCCAAGCATCCAAAAAAACGGCTTCATCTTTTCCAAGGTCTGGATAAACGACCCGCTGGCCACTTCGACTTGGCAGTGTTCGTAAAGCGACAGCAAACTTTCTTCTGTCGTTTCGAGATGAAACTGCAGTGCCAGTACGTTGTCTTTATAGATGAATGCCTGGTTCTTGCAACCAGTGCTCGACGCCAAATGTACCGCGCCGTCCGGAATACCGAAGGTGTCGCCGTGCCAGTGAAATGCCGTAAACTCCGCCGGGAATATTTTTCC
The sequence above is a segment of the Kiritimatiellaceae bacterium genome. Coding sequences within it:
- a CDS encoding YihY/virulence factor BrkB family protein, with product MNSKPAGLVGKTQQFINQDIWELEPDSFSKARRAGLKFLRVCTLVFKGFKEDKCPIHASSLTFTTVMAMVPLLVILFAIAKGFGFEQVSGMLLEKTADMPAAFQDAVKTILTTVGSASAGALGGAGVVFFMWAAIKMLSGIEDTFNIVWGIKTPRAFIEKVRNYIVILVVAPILMIVANAGLPVIMGFAGKLTWMGPLVTFALQIIPVLVMALTFSFVYIMMPNTKVKFSYAFTGAFVSAVLTVLFQFAIIKLGVLATNANKTYGTLAAIPLFLSWVQISWQIMLLGAEVAFSIQNAGTYARERLAVNPSARSRLCLAFALMKKITAAFETGTGPFDVIAYGTANRVPVRLINDVISILAKNGLVAEAADRQGCYTLLRDPADVSARAIADAILNEGADPNELGMKDDFPMFGKITNASFQTLEKEVLKNF
- a CDS encoding alpha/beta hydrolase; translation: MKTSFFLRLIPVLLCGSLRAAEYVTVPDGVEKALQAANTPAEWAKLMPEAKQYIYKQVGDLAMPLYVFPAKPQANRKPAVLVLMAGGAFRDGKPSYYRHALEYSARGITVVTPKYRGTDADKAQVIDCYRDGRDAVIWVRDHADEIGVDRDRIVVGGSSAGSLIALALATLDFLHEEVGNRKAVPDALLLYDIASGGAMTAPVEGDPILGPEPARFWNWYTKERFGMDPVLLSPFHHLNDKLPPACLFLGGKENMRQQYGAWLLYSTATGKGASWDMHFVAKMPHAAMVNSAAWAPEVYRTVVNTTTLFLRRYDFLPKE
- a CDS encoding arylsulfatase, with protein sequence MKNSSSCFALALALANSVAAQSTDPKQESKKPNILLIMADDMGYSDLGCYGSEIQTPNLDRLARQGLRFTGFTNHAKCGPSRTALITGNTMRTEGGRRDINLIKELNQAGYRTYMTGKTHGFSRGGTRRSAVMDYGAGSFWDLSSTSTGAKTTPGHLTLNGKIVPDLAALHPNFYATDIWTDYAIQFLEEDKADPAPFFLYVAYNAPHYPMHAKPADIAKYRGKYKEAGWDKLREQRHDRLLKLGILPPGTPLAPPDPTVPAWDSLSDAQKDEQDLRMATYAAMIDCMDQNIGRLLAEIEATGRRDNTLVLFLSDNGGASALHKELGKPGPQGSWTYVGKPWAHLSNAPWRAYKTEHFMGGLRTPLIANWPAVIRPETMDRNFGSIVDVTATVLDLAGRPAPAILGKSLAPAFYGKPRDLHTEFNWAWNRNKAALKGDWKLVSVKDDPWQLFNLASDPVELCDLAAQHPEKVAELRQQWIDWDANVTFEVEPQGSGKIIP
- a CDS encoding MFS transporter codes for the protein MTKPKPKDENPLISIMLNVVIPVVILTYLSKDKYLGPVWGLVVALILPIGYGIHTLVKERRADFVSIIGIISVLLTGVFGILKLPPQWIAVKEAAIPLIIGLAIIISLKTPYPLIKKILMSEKLFNVPLLHEKLREQGNEAKFEKRLVGLTWGFASSMFLSSALNYTLAKIILKSEPGSEAFAAEIGKMTGLSYIVVMLPSMTVMILVLMALIKTLTHLTGLKLDDLLAAHLQEASSSEK
- a CDS encoding YifB family Mg chelatase-like AAA ATPase, yielding MLAKVFSGAVFGVDAYTVEIEVNSGHGEPKTVIVGLPDIAVKESEHRVITALINSGFTPPQGRVTINLAPANIKKEGPSFDLPIALGMLAAENDIKPDLLDRACIIGELALSGAVRRVRGVLPIALAARAAGRKAIIVPEENAEEAAVVDGIKVFAVKNLREAADFLNMELTLKPHAVDLNKTFNTHNQYAADFEDVKGQEYAKRAIEVAVAGGHNLLMIGPPGTGKTMLAKRIPSILPPMTLEEALETTKIHSIAGKLDAHESLIATRPFHSPHHTVSDAGLLGGGTHPVPGAVSLAHNGVLFLDELPEFHRNALEVLRQPLEDGVVTIARAAASVTFPCRFMLVAAMNPTPDGYFPDDPRSTSTPLQVSRYQSKISGPLMDRIDIHIEVPSVDYQKLSGLEKGEPSASIRKRIVAARKIQQERYAKDRHVHSNAGMQPKHSRKYCRPSDDAAQLLKTAVSEMNFSARAYDRILKVARTIADLAGVEQIGTDHIAEAIQYRTLDRMG
- a CDS encoding ATP-dependent helicase, translated to MNFREELNEEQYAAVTAPDGPSLVIAAAGTGKTRTLVYRVAWLIEKGVDPNRILLLTFTNKAAREMLDRAHDITGGGVSGMLGGTFHHLANRLLRQHAREIGFGNDYTILDSDDAKKLMKSCVDELELDDEHFPKPQVLLSLYGLASGSQKPLNELAYDWFSEAPIDIGNVLKLRDHYEKRKKELNVMDFDDLLLYALKLFQTSDYVRNLYQERFQYVLVDEYQDTNTIQAEWVHLLAGKHKNLMVVGDDFQSIYSWRGADYHNFLSFPKRYPETQVYKLEVNYRSTPEILDVANACIKGNPLQFQKELRAVRESIAEPTLALLRDGDEQARYVIAKIEELKRKGTKLSDIAVLYRSHFHAMELQMALTHARFPFQVTSGIRFFEQAHVKDACTVLRLLENPADELAFKRLMEMFPKLGPKTADKIWQKLGKRFEARKPEAHLQLRNALPAAAVSIWKEIQPVFLAYETESLSEDPGELIYRFNKAFYGEYLVETFDNAKHRQEDLDSLIDFTARFESCSAFLSEMALLTNLDAEAETAPSGQDGVRLSTVHQAKGLEWKAVFVIWLNEGLFPSSKSVEQVGGESEERRLFYVAITRAEDRLFLCAPQVRRKHDGGVIFYEPSQFIREIPPHLLKQDGGFF